One Osmerus eperlanus chromosome 16, fOsmEpe2.1, whole genome shotgun sequence DNA segment encodes these proteins:
- the ankrd12 gene encoding ankyrin repeat domain-containing protein 12 isoform X5 — MAKPGSDRDGAMVDKQAGKKSKDKISPFTKTPKLDRSEVLGKEGKPKSSMKRKLSFTASPPRAEERDSDTDDSDPGQSSETWGERLVPPCRIYADKDGPDKKKVKKESGSKKSSASANLLFGYPLSERKQMALLMQMTARDNSPDSTPSHPSQTPPVQKKAPSSTTSRQKDKVNKRNERGETPLHMAAIRGDAKQVKELISLGADVNVKDFAGWTPLHEACNLGYYDVAKVLLAAGAEVNTQGLDDDTPLHDASSSGHKNILKLLLRHGGNAFQANKRGERPVDVADSLELEQLLKGEVPLSDSEDSSSESEDPPSVNPSSVDDDIMEDSDADKDSDDKQTTVKASSSMSGLDEYEFKDEEEEEDLSKALNDRHILRRELRQREKEKERNHFTAKQSSKGDASGQSSKSKKQRTQRVLCCSSDSSSDEMENPSERRSSPACSQSSDARSKKDNLSLPAEQRDKGKMKRKSKSLSKNKENQEDGKENSKALVFSVATVTESTDKSRDEDSFKMSFSPKDDSSVHLFHLSSVKSPKVNHSLIDKQSTPLKQENAKMCLAIGEGPCQVDAVKYNHYTEQDYCTESTSSKGCKHKEKSKHHQKDLNVDGEDGGSSPYKEVGMSNSVDSGDGALRKTDKDGKVVKKHKIKYKEKDKHRREYEAERSRHRQKEGRKDGHRNLEFDREFWKENFFKSDENDEPLPVKKEPDGGGSPQKTLDASPVKEERGPKDKHSGGGKDKRPREEKDKALKKERKEFAGKEERGKDARQSERDERPDCHGSGRIPEESLHNTSMKEEPEDKPITGITADQDQLESSEKGSREKYDKRLPVKEKEAEKFEKRHPDKEKKVKVEHSEKSEPQNVMDRLKEKERIAGSLSHLPGDKNHRESEKLRSIPKKHDESKKIKDKDRKSDRERQEREYSAGEHREKDRTSSDKRGKPPEKTIDHIKSDRSKEKECEKKRKDKMKESSSSSSSNLKLLLEEKKGYVSESGRSVSTKTKEEVIRTPEKERDRRDRDREKDSERHRDRDKERHRDRSQPGKVSKSKPNEAEGDRAKSKSSPATRDSRPKEKRLVNDDLMQTSFERMLSLKDQEIEQWHRKHLEKIKQKERERMKQRPSTTDPGKVKSKDKAKTEPCMSKELLRSKSSESSEPHGREKPLKDSATSRTLSLDGKSLSAVSGKIIAGMENSLSRSPRPESERSGLMSRSVSMVSVASSEDSCQATTLTPRPVEYDSDLTLEASDSQPPFLQSSLVLQATRSPVVQDKDISLPDATQCHRTPLPSRHTSPYLRAILDEDANSASVEGKPFESLPKAIVPGHTNEEPHTSEISADTEESHSGHNLTPPNILSAKSDVDANSESEVNIPGVLPPQASAFRDVKEPLLPLISFSQSDVPQPVVEHKGSPPTDHLQVQVVKCVPTDGSVDGECSLKDPPSVDVPLVSAASLSSQTPPSSNTKTSAQLSRQQNEATLNASVEMFLPAEADVDLPGLDQKDDTPPEGGTNSADSREVQELMESVPAGCRTERMSSPLPSTSTQMQGARSEESSPSKTTVEPTHAQEDMEMDSHDCKTSRDSSDVAGPCSNPQVDNGEHVRPPSSCLSSCVSPEHKTEEMTDSDAQSMESRSRNAEVTTSEKENSSEEGLFIPESGPERAEPPCPEPMEVSAAEERPEPSGGGEQSQSGGQHAAHTDLSGSSASGSSSPQSGDRDSDSSGAKAKVRSLDEEMDMQVTHPRKRKMPRMSLSSSSSSSQACPTTQQGKDKSQQSLAAIVDSVKLEEIQPYQTERANPYYDFLHIRKKIEEKRKVLCSVIPQPPQYYDEYVTFNGSYLLDGNPLSKLCIPTITPPPSLPDQLKEMFKQQEVVRMKLRLQHSIEREKLIVSNEQEVLRVHYRAARTLANQTLPFSACTVLLDAEVYNMPQDVQANDGKTSVRDRFNARQFMSWLQDVDDKFDKLKTCLLMRQQHEAAALNAVQRLEWQLKLQELDPATYKSTSIFEISEFHIPLVEVNDDFDLTPI; from the exons ATGGCCAAACCTGGGAGCGACCGCGATGGAGCCATGGTGGACAAACAGGCGGGGAAGAAG AGCAAAGATAAGATATCCCCCTTCACCAAGACTCCGAAGCTGGATCGGAGCGAAGTTCTGGGGAAGGAGGGCAAACCCAAGTCTTCCATGAAGCGCAAGCTCTCCTTCACTGCCAGTCCGCCCCGAGCGGAGGAGCGAGACTCCGACACCG ATGACTCAGACCCAGGCCAGTCGAGTgagacctggggagagagattaGTGCCTCCCTGCAGGATATACGCAG ATAAAGATGGGCCTGACAAGAAGAAGGTGAAGAAGGAGTCTGGAAGTAAGAAGTCGTCAGCTTCCGCCAACTTATTGTTTGGCTACCCTCTGTCAGAGCGCAAGCAGATGGCCCTCCTGATGCAAATGACTGCGAGAGACAACAGCCCAG actcCACTCCGAGTCacccctcccagacccccccagtGCAGAAGAAGGCCCCCAGCAGCACCACGTCCAGACAGAAGGACAAGGTCAACAAGAGGAACGAGCGCGGGGAGACGCCCCTGCACATGGCTGCCATCCGCGGCGACGCCAAGCAGGTCAAAGAGCTCATTAGCCTGGGCGCAGATGTCAACGTCAAGGACTTCGCAg GCTGGACTCCCCTTCATGAAGCGTGTAACCTTGGTTACTATGATGTGGCAAAGGTTCTTCTTGCGGCAGGCGCGGAGGTCAACACCCAGGGTCTGGATGATGACACACCCCTCCATGATGCCTCTAGCAGCGGACACAAAAAT ATCTTGAAGCTGCTGCTCCGCCACGGGGGCAATGCGTTCCAGGCCAACAAGCGTGGGGAGCGGCCGGTGGACGTGGCAGACTCCctggagctggagcagctgCTGAAGGGAGAGGTCCCCCTGTCCGACTCGGAGGACAGCTCCTCAG AGTCTGAGGATCCTCCCTCTGTAAACCCCTCCAGTGTGGATGACGACATCATGGAGGACTCTGACGCCGATAAAGACTCCGATGACAAACAGACCACCGTCAAGGCCTCGTCTTCCATGTCAGGGCTGGATGAGTACGAGTTCaaggacgaggaagaggaggaggacctgaGCAAGGCCCTCAATGACCGGCACATCCTGAGGAGGGAGCTGCggcagagggaaaaggagaaggagaggaaccaTTTCACGGCCAAGCAGAGCAGCAAAGGCGACGCTTCTGGTCAGTCCAGCAAGTCCAAGAAGCAGAGGACGCAGCGCGTGCTGTGCTGCAGCTCGGACAGCTCTAGTGATGAGATGGAGAACCcttcagagaggaggagctcCCCTGCCTGCTCCCAAAGCTCCGACGCCAGGAGTAAAAAGGACAACCTAAGCCTTCCAGCTGAACAGAGAGACAAGGGCAAAATGAAGAGGAAGAGTAAAAGCCTCAGCAAAAATAAGGAAAATCAAGAGGATGGCAAAGAGAACAGCAAAGCCCTTGTGTTCTCCGTCGCCACGGTGACAGAAAGCACAGACAAGAGCCGGGACGAAGACTCCTTCAAGATGTCCTTCAGCCCCAAGGATGATTCCTCCGTTCATCTCTTCCATCTGTCATCGGTGAAATCTCCCAAAGTGAACCACAGCCTGATCGACAAACAGTCCACGCCTCTCAAACAGGAAAATGCTAAAATGTGTCTCGCCATTGGGGAAGGCCCCTGTCAAGTGGACGCCGTCAAATATAACCACTACACGGAGCAGGACTACTGCACGGAAAGCACCAGCAGTAAAGGATGCAAACACAAGGAGAAGAGCAAGCATCATCAGAAAGACTTGAATGTGGACGGGGAAGATGGAGGCTCCAGTCCATATAAAGAAGTCGGCATGAGCAACAGCGTAGACAGCGGCGACGGTGCCTTACGGAAGACCGACAAAGACGGCAAAGTGGTCAAAAAGCATAAAATCAAATACAAGGAGAAGGACAAGCATAGGAGGGAATATGAGGCCGAAAGGAGTCgccacagacagaaagagggcaGGAAGGACGGCCACAGGAATCTGGAGTTTGACAGGGAGTTTTGGAAAGAGAACTTTTTCAAAAGCGACGAGAACGATGAACCTCTGCCAGTGAAAAAGGAGCCGGACGGTGGCGGCTCTCCTCAGAAGACCTTGGACGCCTCTCCTGTTAAGGAAGAGCGGGGGCCGAAAGACAAGCACTCCGGTGGCGGCAAGGACAAGAGGCCGAGGGAGGAAAAAGACAAAGCTCTGAAAAAAGAGCGAAAGGAATTCGCCggtaaagaggagaggggaaaggacgcgaGGCAGAGCGAGCGTGACGAGAGGCCGGACTGCCACGGCTCAGGGCGGATTCCTGAGGAGTCGCTGCATAACACGAGTATGAAAGAGGAGCCGGAAGACAAACCCATAACTGGGATCACAGCTGATCAAGACCAGCTGGAATCCTCAGAAAAAGGCTCACGTGAGAAATATGACAAAAGGCTCCCTGTAAAGGAAAAGGAAGCTGAGAAGTTTGAGAAAAGGCATCCTGACAAGGAGAAGAAGGTCAAAGTCGAGCACTCTGAAAAATCGGAACCACAAAATGTAATGGATCGCCtgaaggaaaaggagagaattGCAGGCAGCTTGTCCCACTTACCTGGAGATAAAAATCATAGGGAAAGTGAAAAGCTTAGGTCTATTCCAAAGAAGCACGACGAAAGCAAGAAAATAAAGGACAAGGATAGAAAGAGTGACAGGgagaggcaagagagagagtacagtgCGGGGGAACACAGAGAAAAAGACCGGACGAGCTCGGACAAGAGGGGAAAACCTCCAGAGAAGACAATAGATCACATCAAATCTGACCGTTCCAAAGAAAAAGAGTGTGAGAAAAAGAGGAAAGACAAAATGAAGGAAAGCTCTTCATCCTCAAGCTCCAACTTGAAGTTGCTCCTGGAGGAGAAAAAGGGATACGTGTCTGAGAGTGGCAGGTCTGTTTCAACGAAAACCAAGGAGGAGGTTATAAGAACTCCAGAGAAAGAACGGGACCGAAGAGATCGGGACCGGGAGAAAGACTCTGAAAGACACCGAGAtcgggacaaagagagacacagagatcgTTCTCAGCCAGGGAAGGTTAGCAAGAGCAAACCCAACGAGGCCGAGGGAGACAGGGCCAAGTCCAAATCCTCCCCCGCAACCAGGGACTCCCGGCCAAAAGAAAAGAGGCTCGTCAACGACGATCTGATGCAGACCAGCTTTGAGCGCATGCTCAGCCTCAAGGACCAGGAGATCGAGCAGTGGCACCGGAAGCACCTTGAGAAGATCAAGCAGAAGGAGCGCGAGAGGATGAAGCAACGTCCCTCGACGACGGATCCAGGAAAGGTCAAGAGCAAAGACAAGGCAAAGACGGAACCGTGCATGAGTAAAGAGCTGCTGCGCTCAAAGAGTTCCGAGAGCTCCGAGCCCCACGGCAGAGAGAAGCCCCTCAAGGACAGCGCCACTTCCAGGACCCTCTCATTAGATGGCAAGAGCCTCTCTGCAGTTAGCGGGAAGATCATAGCTGGTATGGAGAACAGCCTAAGCAGGTCGCCCAGGCCTGAGAGCGAGCGATCAGGCCTCATGTCCAGATCTGTGTCCATGGTCTCGGTTGCCAGCTCTGAAGACTCCTGTCAGGCTACCACGCTAACACCAAGACCGGTAGAGTATGATTCGGATCTCACCCTTGAAGCCTCCGACTCCCAGCCGCCTTTCCTACAGTCTTCCCTCGTCTTGCAGGCCACCCGATCACCTGTCGTCCAAGACAAAGACATCAGTCTTCCTGACGCGACTCAATGTCACCGAACTCCGCTGCCCAGCAGACACACATCCCCGTACCTTAGGGCTATTCTTGACGAGGATGCCAACTCTGCATCAGTGGAGGGTAAACCGTTTGAAAGTCTGCCAAAGGCCATTGTACCTGGTCACACAAATGAGGAGCCTCACACTTCAGAAATCTCTGCCGACACAGAGGAGAGTCATAGTGGTCACAATTTGACACCCCCTAATATACTAAGTGCAAAATCAGATGTCGATGCCAACTCTGAAAGTGAAGTAAACATTCCAGGTGTTCTTCCCCCGCAGGCGTCCGCCTTCAGAGACGTGAAGGAGCCGCTACTTCCTCTGATCAGCTTCTCACAGTCTGACGTTCCACAGCCAGTTGTAGAACACAAAGGGTCTCCTCCAACTGACCACCTTCAAGTGCAGGTGGTCAAGTGTGTCCCTACAGACGGCTCTGTTGATGGAGAGTGCTCTCTAAAGGACCCGCCCTCTGTGGACGTGCCCCTGGTATCAGCAGCATCTCTATCTTCCCAGACTCCACCGTCGTCTAACACTAAAACATCTGCACAGTTGTCTAGGCAACAGAATGAAGCCACTCTTAATGCCAGTGTTGAGATGTTTCTGCCAGCCGAAGCTGATGTAGACCTTCCTGGTCTTGACCAGAAAGACGACACTCCTCCCGAGGGTGGAACCAACAGTGCTGACAGCAGAGAAGTACAAGAGCTCATGGAGAGTGTACCAGCTGGCTGCAGAACCGAGAGGATGAGCAGTCCGCTGCCTTCCACGAGCACCCAGATGCAAGGTGCTAGATCTGAGGAATCCTCTCCCAGCAAAACCACTGTTGAGCCGACACATGCTCAAGAGGACATGGAAATGGACAGCCATGATTGTAAGACATCAAGAGACTCCAGTGATGTGGCAGGGCCTTGCAGCAATCCCCAGGTCGATAACGGTGAACATGTCCGTCCTCCATCTTCCTGTTTGTCTAGTTGTGTTAGCCCTGAACACAAGACCGAGGAAATGACCGACTCGGATGCGCAGTCTATGGAGAGCAGGAGCAGAAACGCTGAGGTAACGACATCCGAGAAGGAGAACTCTTCAGAAGAAGGCCTCTTCATCCCCGAGAGTGGCCCCGAAAGAGCCGAGCCGCCGTGTCCAGAGCCAATGGAGGTGTCCGCTGCAGAAGAGCGGCCAGAAccctcaggtggaggagagcagagtcaGAGCGGCGGGCAGCATGCGGCTCACACTGACCTGAGCGGCAGCAGTGCCTCCGGGAGCTCCTCTCCCCAGTCTGGAGACCGAGACTCGGATTCCTCCGGAGCCAAAGCCAAAGTACGCTCGCTGGATGAAGAGATGGACATGCAGGTGACCCATCCCCGCAAGAGGAAGATGCCCAGAATGTCGctgtcgtcctcctcctcctcctcccaggcctGCCCCACCACACAACAGGGGAAGGACAAGTCACAGCAGTCTCTGGCAGCTATAGTGGACTCTGTGAAGTTGGAGGAGATCCAGCCATACCAGACAGAGAGGGCCAACCCCTACTATGATTTCCTTCACATTCGCAAGAAGATCGAAGAGAAGCGTAAAGTACTGTGCAgcgtcatcccccagcccccgcaGTATTACGATGAATATGTGACTTTCAATGGGTCCTACCTCCTAGATGGAAACCCACTCAGCAAGCTCTGTATTCCTACA ATAACCCCGCCTCCTTCTTTACCTGACCAATTGAAAGAGATGTTCAAACAACAAGAGGTTGTCCGCATGAAGCTGCGCTTGCAACACAGcattgagagg GAAAAATTGATTGTTTCTAATGAGCAAGAGGTGTTACGAGTCCATTACCGGGCAGCAAGAACACTAGCCAATCAGACGCTTCCTTTCAGTGCCTGCACAGTCCTTCTGGATGCTGAAGTGTATAATATGCCTCAGGATGTCCAGGCAA ACGATGGCAAAACCTCAGTAAGAGATCGGTTCAATGCAAGGCAGTTCATGTCCTGGTTGCAAGATGTGGACGACAAATTTGATAAACTAAAG ACTTGTCTTTTGATGAGGCAGCAGCATGAGGCTGCAGCTCTTAACGCAGTGCAGCGTCTGGAGTGGCAACTCAAACTGCAGGAGCTGGACCCTGCCACTTACAAGTCCACCAGCATCTTTGAGATCTCAGAGTTCCATATCCCCCTTGTGGAGGTCAACGACGACTTTGACCTCACACCAATATGA